One Persicobacter psychrovividus DNA window includes the following coding sequences:
- a CDS encoding UDP-N-acetylmuramoyl-L-alanyl-D-glutamate--2,6-diaminopimelate ligase — MNFENILNGVRCKKVIGEVDVEVQQLQFDSRKLEAGDVFIAQKGTQTDGHDYIPMAVARKVKAIVCEDLPADIASGVVYVQVENAAKALGLMACNYYDHPSRDLKLVAVTGTNGKTTTVTLLFDLFRRLGYRTGLLSTVVNKIDEQEIQSTHTTGDALQINQLLRNMADQGVRYCFMEASSHAIHQHRIAGLDFDGAVFTNISHDHLDYHHTFKEYIFAKKMLFDQLPKHAFALVNADDKRGLVMLQNCAATHYTYALKGLSDFPAKIVNNAFEGLEMEIEGTPVFFRLVGEFNGYNLMVAYGVAKLLGVETQEILLELSMLQGAKGRFQLIPNPLNKVAIVDYAHTPDALENVLKTIQAVRQDNQQIIAVVGCGGDRDKTKRPEMAAIAAKYSDKVVMTSDNPRTEDPAQILKDMEAGLTITMRPKALQILDRKEAIRTANMLAGPKDILLVAGKGHEDYQEINGVKHHFDDGEILQEILV, encoded by the coding sequence ATGAATTTCGAAAATATACTAAACGGCGTACGCTGTAAAAAAGTCATCGGGGAGGTGGATGTTGAGGTTCAGCAGCTGCAATTTGATTCCCGAAAACTGGAAGCAGGAGATGTTTTCATTGCCCAAAAAGGGACACAGACAGATGGACACGATTATATTCCAATGGCGGTGGCACGGAAGGTTAAAGCGATTGTCTGTGAAGATTTACCTGCCGATATCGCCTCAGGGGTGGTGTATGTGCAGGTAGAAAATGCCGCCAAAGCACTTGGGCTGATGGCCTGTAATTACTACGATCACCCCTCCAGGGACCTGAAGTTGGTGGCCGTAACAGGCACCAATGGCAAAACCACAACGGTTACATTGCTTTTCGATTTATTCAGAAGACTGGGCTACCGGACAGGTTTGCTTTCTACGGTAGTGAATAAGATTGATGAGCAGGAAATTCAGTCGACACACACGACAGGCGACGCCTTGCAGATCAATCAGTTGCTTCGCAATATGGCCGATCAGGGTGTACGGTACTGTTTTATGGAGGCGAGTTCTCATGCAATTCATCAGCATCGGATTGCGGGACTTGATTTCGATGGTGCAGTATTTACCAATATTTCTCACGATCACCTCGATTATCACCATACCTTCAAGGAGTATATTTTTGCCAAAAAAATGCTTTTCGATCAGTTGCCAAAGCATGCCTTTGCGCTGGTAAATGCTGACGATAAACGTGGCTTGGTAATGTTGCAGAATTGTGCGGCGACTCATTATACTTATGCCCTGAAGGGATTGTCTGATTTTCCGGCTAAGATAGTCAACAATGCCTTTGAAGGACTGGAAATGGAGATTGAAGGAACGCCGGTATTTTTCCGACTGGTAGGGGAGTTCAATGGCTACAATCTCATGGTGGCTTACGGTGTGGCAAAATTACTCGGAGTGGAAACACAGGAGATTTTGCTTGAACTTTCAATGCTTCAGGGGGCAAAGGGGCGTTTTCAGCTCATTCCAAATCCGCTAAATAAAGTGGCGATTGTAGATTATGCCCATACGCCTGATGCGCTGGAAAATGTATTGAAAACCATTCAGGCGGTGCGTCAGGACAATCAGCAGATTATCGCTGTGGTGGGTTGTGGCGGAGATCGCGATAAAACCAAGCGCCCTGAGATGGCGGCTATTGCAGCTAAATATTCAGACAAGGTAGTGATGACTTCGGACAATCCAAGGACGGAAGACCCTGCGCAGATTTTAAAAGATATGGAGGCGGGCTTGACCATCACCATGCGACCAAAAGCCTTGCAGATTCTGGATCGAAAAGAGGCCATTCGTACGGCAAATATGCTTGCCGGACCAAAAGATATTTTGCTTGTTGCTGGGAAAGGCCATGAAGATTATCAGGAGATCAATGGGGTGAAACACCACTTTGACGACGGCGAAATATTACAGGAAATTCTGGTTTAA
- the mraY gene encoding phospho-N-acetylmuramoyl-pentapeptide-transferase, with amino-acid sequence MLYHLFNFLDKEFDLVGASLFNYITFRAAMAMIVSLIITITFGKRIIRKLQSLQIGETVRELGLDGQSEKAGTPTMGGLIIISAIVIPVLLFANLTNIYIIVLLITTLGLGGIGFLDDYIKVFRKNKEGLAGRFKIVGQVGIGLIVGLTLFYHPDVEVRQYYGTEGQPVTTVTDSYKDIKSTKTTMPFVKDNDIVYSDLIPFLPKGFEVIIFVLAVTFIITAVSNGANMTDGIDGLAAGTSAISSTTLLIFTYLSGNVIFSNYLNIMYIPHSGELVIFLAAFTGACIGFLWYNAFPAQVFMGDTGSLAIGGIIAVLAIAIRKEFLLPVVCFIFMIESLSVMMQVGYFKYTKRKTGTGKRIFLMAPIHHHYQKKGIKEAKIVMRFLIVAILFALISLTILKVR; translated from the coding sequence ATGCTATACCATTTATTCAATTTCTTAGATAAAGAGTTTGACCTTGTTGGCGCCTCATTATTTAACTACATTACTTTCAGGGCTGCAATGGCCATGATCGTCTCTTTGATTATTACCATTACCTTCGGAAAAAGAATCATCCGAAAATTACAGTCATTACAGATTGGTGAAACTGTTCGCGAGCTCGGGCTCGATGGGCAATCAGAGAAGGCTGGTACACCTACAATGGGTGGACTGATTATCATTTCAGCCATTGTAATTCCTGTGTTGCTGTTCGCTAATCTGACCAATATTTATATCATAGTATTGCTCATTACTACCCTTGGGCTTGGCGGGATCGGCTTTTTGGATGATTATATCAAGGTCTTCCGAAAAAATAAAGAGGGCCTCGCTGGTCGCTTTAAAATTGTAGGGCAGGTGGGGATTGGCTTGATCGTCGGCCTGACGTTGTTTTATCACCCTGATGTGGAGGTAAGGCAATATTACGGCACTGAAGGTCAGCCGGTAACAACGGTAACTGATTCCTATAAAGATATTAAATCTACAAAAACGACCATGCCATTTGTGAAGGACAATGATATCGTTTATTCAGATTTAATTCCATTCCTGCCGAAAGGGTTTGAAGTGATTATTTTTGTGTTGGCCGTTACGTTTATTATCACTGCGGTGTCCAATGGTGCCAATATGACGGATGGAATTGACGGGCTCGCAGCGGGTACCTCCGCCATATCGTCCACCACTTTACTGATATTCACCTACCTGTCGGGGAATGTGATCTTTTCCAATTATCTCAATATCATGTATATCCCGCATTCTGGCGAGCTGGTGATTTTCCTTGCGGCCTTTACCGGGGCATGTATTGGCTTTTTGTGGTATAATGCTTTTCCGGCACAGGTATTTATGGGTGACACGGGATCGTTGGCCATTGGAGGAATTATCGCCGTACTGGCCATTGCTATTCGTAAAGAATTTTTGTTGCCGGTGGTATGTTTCATCTTTATGATTGAAAGCCTTTCGGTCATGATGCAGGTAGGCTATTTCAAATACACAAAACGCAAAACGGGTACTGGGAAACGGATCTTCCTGATGGCGCCGATCCATCACCACTATCAGAAAAAAGGCATTAAAGAAGCAAAAATTGTGATGCGCTTTTTAATTGTGGCGATCTTGTTTGCACTGATTTCATTAACCATCTTAAAAGTTCGCTAA
- a CDS encoding penicillin-binding protein, which translates to MKNIKQSIQLRLLLVMLGMIVSGLVILYQVRGIQQWDQSTWDKLRHSEKQISKVIEPTRGNIYSDNGSLLATSVPFYTVAMDPTVASDELFNAKIDSLALLFSQEFPKKSKWQYKHILVNARKSKRRYVRISNERINHLKRRKMEAWPIVRRGKNRGGVIFETINKRYTPFKSMAYRTIGYINDNHVGAGLEYSFDKTLRGVDGFGKFRKVAGGAWRMIHDENELEPINGDDIHTTINVNIQDVTEAALKRQLAKVQAKYGCAIVMETATGEVKAISNFTKNADGNYIESYNYAVGKQGKHEPGSTFKLASMIALLEEKQLNLTDTIDTGDGEYRFAKNAVMRDSKVGGYGNLTIQGVFEHSSNIGVSRLIDRVFGLNEKKYIEHLKETGILDELGFQLQGYGTPFYKEPTEKDWSGTTLPWMSIGYEVQITPLQTLTLYNAVANNGTMLRPRIVKSISNGGRTLKTFGPEVMRKHICSEETLHKVQQMLEGVVENGTGRNIRNNHYKIAGKTGTAQVLHNGRYIRRYYTTFVGYFPAKKPKYSCIVVINEPQGGYNYGSSACAPVFKEIADKIFATDLDIHKPLVLNDSTTNKRFPVIRAGYEKDLRYLNDNYFKLPILDKSTHDEQWVRTRIVRDSIQLVSNALAQSKVPNVKGMTLRDAIYLLENQGLRVSYQGEGRVVKQSRAPGATFKSGSQIQLQLSW; encoded by the coding sequence GTGAAAAACATAAAACAATCCATTCAACTACGCCTTCTTTTAGTGATGCTTGGGATGATTGTTTCGGGGCTTGTGATCTTGTATCAGGTGCGCGGTATCCAGCAATGGGATCAATCCACCTGGGATAAACTCCGCCATTCCGAAAAGCAGATTTCCAAAGTTATTGAGCCTACCCGGGGGAATATTTATTCCGACAACGGGAGCTTGCTGGCGACTTCTGTGCCATTTTATACGGTGGCCATGGATCCTACTGTCGCTTCTGATGAGCTTTTCAATGCAAAAATTGACTCCCTTGCGTTGCTGTTTTCTCAGGAATTTCCTAAAAAATCCAAATGGCAGTATAAGCACATTTTGGTGAATGCGAGAAAATCAAAGCGCAGGTATGTACGCATCAGTAACGAGCGGATCAATCACCTGAAACGCCGTAAGATGGAGGCCTGGCCGATTGTCCGCCGAGGGAAAAACCGCGGTGGGGTAATTTTTGAAACCATCAATAAGCGTTATACACCTTTTAAGTCTATGGCTTACCGAACCATCGGTTATATTAATGATAACCATGTGGGGGCGGGCTTGGAATACAGCTTCGACAAAACCCTGCGAGGTGTGGATGGCTTCGGTAAATTCCGTAAAGTAGCAGGTGGTGCCTGGCGGATGATCCACGACGAAAATGAGCTTGAACCTATTAATGGGGATGATATTCATACGACAATTAATGTCAATATTCAAGATGTAACCGAGGCGGCATTGAAACGGCAGCTGGCCAAAGTGCAAGCTAAATACGGTTGCGCAATTGTAATGGAGACCGCCACTGGCGAGGTGAAAGCAATTTCCAACTTTACGAAAAATGCCGACGGAAATTATATCGAATCTTATAATTACGCCGTGGGGAAGCAGGGCAAACATGAGCCTGGTTCTACCTTCAAGCTGGCTTCCATGATCGCGCTTCTCGAAGAAAAACAGCTGAACCTCACCGATACCATCGATACTGGTGATGGGGAGTACCGTTTTGCGAAAAATGCCGTGATGCGCGACTCCAAAGTAGGGGGCTATGGCAACCTGACGATTCAGGGAGTGTTTGAGCACTCTTCCAATATTGGGGTGTCGCGTTTGATCGACCGTGTGTTTGGCCTCAACGAGAAAAAATATATCGAGCACCTGAAGGAAACAGGGATTCTTGACGAACTCGGTTTTCAGCTTCAGGGATATGGAACACCGTTCTACAAAGAGCCTACAGAAAAGGACTGGTCAGGGACCACATTGCCCTGGATGTCGATTGGCTATGAGGTACAAATTACCCCATTGCAAACCCTGACACTCTATAATGCTGTGGCCAACAATGGAACCATGTTGCGTCCGCGGATTGTCAAGAGTATCTCCAACGGTGGGCGTACACTGAAAACATTTGGGCCGGAGGTCATGCGCAAACACATTTGCAGTGAAGAAACCCTGCATAAAGTTCAGCAGATGCTGGAAGGTGTAGTGGAAAATGGTACGGGTCGAAATATCAGGAACAACCACTATAAGATTGCCGGAAAAACAGGCACCGCTCAGGTCTTGCATAATGGCCGCTATATCCGGAGATATTACACCACTTTCGTGGGGTACTTCCCTGCCAAGAAGCCGAAATACAGTTGTATCGTGGTGATTAATGAACCGCAGGGAGGCTATAATTACGGTAGCTCTGCCTGTGCGCCGGTGTTTAAAGAAATCGCTGATAAGATCTTTGCCACAGATTTAGATATTCATAAGCCGTTGGTGTTGAATGATTCCACCACCAACAAACGCTTCCCGGTGATTCGGGCAGGCTATGAAAAAGATTTGAGGTATTTGAATGATAATTATTTTAAACTGCCCATCTTGGATAAATCAACACATGATGAACAGTGGGTGCGCACCCGTATTGTCAGGGATAGCATTCAGCTGGTCAGTAATGCGTTGGCGCAATCCAAAGTGCCAAACGTGAAGGGGATGACCCTCCGCGATGCCATTTATTTACTGGAAAATCAAGGCCTTCGGGTCAGCTATCAGGGCGAGGGCCGAGTGGTGAAACAGAGCCGTGCGCCAGGAGCAACTTTTAAATCGGGCAGTCAAATACAACTACAACTATCGTGGTAA
- the rsmH gene encoding 16S rRNA (cytosine(1402)-N(4))-methyltransferase RsmH has product MSEQYHLPVMLKECIDAMEIDPKGNYVDVTFGGGGHSKEILKGIEGGKLFSFDQDEDAAKNVDMIDHDGFQFVPANFRHLVRYLKMYKVNGKVDAILADLGISSHQIDEPSRGFSTRFDARLDMRMDQSQEFSAWEVINEYEEKELHKILGMYGEIRNAKTVARAIVSARSTTEINTIEELKTLLKNFAPRGKENRFYAQVFQAIRIEVNEELKVLEEFLEQTAEALRPGGRLVVMSYHSLEDRLVKNFIAKGKFHGAVEKDLYGNDIRPLDPVTRKPIVADEEELQRNPRARSAKLRVAVKR; this is encoded by the coding sequence ATGAGTGAACAATACCACCTGCCAGTAATGCTGAAAGAATGCATCGATGCCATGGAAATTGATCCGAAAGGCAATTATGTGGACGTAACTTTCGGTGGCGGCGGACACAGCAAGGAGATTTTGAAGGGAATAGAAGGCGGGAAATTGTTTTCTTTTGATCAGGATGAGGATGCCGCAAAAAATGTCGACATGATTGACCATGATGGCTTTCAGTTTGTACCTGCCAATTTCAGACACTTGGTGCGCTACCTGAAGATGTACAAGGTCAATGGCAAAGTAGATGCGATTTTGGCCGATCTTGGAATTTCGAGCCATCAGATCGATGAGCCTTCTCGGGGTTTTTCCACTCGCTTTGATGCCCGCCTTGATATGCGGATGGATCAGAGCCAGGAATTTTCTGCCTGGGAGGTGATCAATGAATACGAAGAGAAGGAACTCCATAAAATATTGGGCATGTACGGAGAGATCCGAAATGCCAAAACCGTGGCTCGCGCGATAGTTTCTGCACGATCAACCACCGAAATCAACACCATTGAAGAGCTGAAAACACTCCTGAAAAATTTTGCGCCAAGAGGCAAGGAAAACCGCTTTTACGCGCAGGTATTTCAGGCTATTCGCATTGAGGTGAATGAAGAATTGAAAGTGCTCGAGGAGTTTTTGGAGCAAACGGCAGAGGCACTCCGCCCCGGTGGACGTTTGGTGGTAATGTCTTATCACTCGCTGGAAGATCGCCTGGTGAAGAATTTTATTGCCAAAGGGAAATTTCATGGGGCAGTAGAGAAGGACCTTTATGGCAACGATATCCGTCCGCTTGATCCTGTAACACGAAAGCCTATTGTGGCGGATGAGGAGGAGTTGCAACGCAATCCCCGTGCCCGAAGTGCGAAATTGCGTGTCGCTGTTAAACGATAA
- a CDS encoding FtsL-like putative cell division protein, whose translation MAENTLRKPKPSPPKVTTKKQKQKKKKKGLWNAIEDSFKQSYLGRNGIDLQLLKPWVLFLLLGVIYIFNSHYTEKTSRKIDKLKQEVLDLRSRYTTMKYSYMYDSKQSEVAKRVKPLGLEESEVPPYKIVIKEQ comes from the coding sequence ATGGCCGAAAACACCCTCAGAAAACCCAAGCCGTCACCGCCTAAGGTAACGACCAAAAAGCAGAAACAAAAGAAGAAGAAAAAAGGGCTTTGGAATGCCATTGAAGATTCTTTCAAGCAGTCTTATCTGGGCCGCAACGGGATCGATCTTCAATTGCTCAAGCCTTGGGTGTTGTTTCTGTTGCTTGGGGTAATTTATATTTTTAATAGCCACTACACAGAAAAAACCTCCCGCAAGATTGATAAACTCAAGCAGGAGGTGCTTGACCTGCGCTCAAGGTACACGACCATGAAATATTCTTATATGTATGACAGTAAACAGTCAGAAGTGGCCAAACGTGTCAAGCCGTTGGGGTTGGAAGAGAGTGAAGTACCACCATACAAAATAGTCATCAAGGAGCAGTGA